From the genome of Desulfitobacterium chlororespirans DSM 11544, one region includes:
- a CDS encoding Y-family DNA polymerase, translating into MASRVIMHIDANSAYLSWEAVHRLQHGDSLDLRTVPSVVGGNPETRHGIVLTKSIPAKKFNIKTGETIWEAKAKCPELIIVPPNYSLYMQCSQAFGDVLSGYSPLVEQYSIDEYFVDFSSMHWIYPDPVAAAHSIKNRIRDELGFTVNVGVSSNKLLAKMGSEFQKPDKVHTLFTEEIMEKMWPLSVEELFMVGRATSKKLYDRRIRTIGELAGADPRWLELFLKSHGRLIWNYANGRDASLVRVNRHPVVKSMGNSTTTAFDVDNQREAYLVLLSLVETVAFRIRAAGYCCQLVSISIKDNDFLYRSHQRKLYDPTDCTNLIHRIACELFDELWRGKPLRHLGVSAADLCSNEFLQTSLFDEQNEQQRDVDKTIDSIRKRHGSLAVQRASFLHSGLKPMTGGTGEEAEYPMMSSVL; encoded by the coding sequence ATGGCGTCAAGAGTTATTATGCACATCGATGCGAATTCGGCTTATCTATCATGGGAAGCCGTCCACAGGCTGCAGCACGGGGATTCTTTGGACTTGCGAACGGTGCCTAGTGTTGTTGGAGGAAATCCCGAAACCAGGCACGGCATAGTCCTTACGAAGTCTATACCGGCTAAGAAATTCAATATTAAAACAGGGGAGACTATCTGGGAGGCAAAAGCTAAGTGTCCAGAGCTTATCATTGTGCCACCTAATTACAGCTTATACATGCAATGTAGTCAGGCTTTTGGGGATGTACTGAGCGGGTATTCTCCGCTGGTGGAGCAATATAGTATAGATGAGTATTTTGTTGATTTTAGCAGCATGCATTGGATTTATCCAGACCCAGTAGCGGCGGCACACTCAATTAAGAATCGGATTAGAGATGAGCTGGGATTTACGGTTAATGTTGGGGTATCCTCAAACAAGCTCTTGGCAAAGATGGGATCAGAATTCCAGAAGCCCGACAAAGTCCACACCTTATTCACTGAGGAGATTATGGAAAAAATGTGGCCCCTGTCGGTTGAGGAACTCTTCATGGTTGGGCGAGCGACATCTAAAAAACTTTATGATCGCAGAATCAGGACGATAGGAGAGCTGGCCGGTGCTGATCCTAGATGGCTAGAACTCTTTTTAAAATCGCATGGTCGGCTGATTTGGAATTATGCAAATGGGAGGGACGCTTCTTTAGTTAGAGTTAATAGGCATCCTGTCGTGAAAAGCATGGGGAATTCCACAACGACGGCTTTCGATGTCGATAATCAAAGAGAAGCATATTTAGTTTTACTCTCCTTGGTAGAGACTGTGGCGTTTAGGATTCGTGCAGCTGGATATTGCTGTCAACTTGTGTCTATATCAATTAAGGATAATGATTTTCTCTACAGGTCCCATCAAAGGAAACTTTATGACCCCACGGATTGCACGAATCTTATCCACCGGATAGCGTGTGAGCTATTTGATGAACTATGGCGGGGAAAGCCACTGAGACATCTCGGAGTGAGCGCAGCAGATCTGTGCAGCAATGAGTTTCTGCAGACAAGTTTATTTGATGAGCAGAATGAACAGCAGAGAGATGTAGATAAAACCATTGACAGCATCAGAAAAAGGCACGGCTCATTAGCCGTGCAGAGAGCGTCATTTCTTCATAGCGGATTAAAGCCAATGACGGGAGGTACAGGGGAAGAAGCCGAGTATCCCATGATGTCGAGTGTGCTTTAA
- a CDS encoding ComEC/Rec2 family competence protein, with protein MLKRLAPLLLSLTLLVGCGTSSTAQSDPPSQLIAIQKGAQDAQESESQVPDEAPAKDDEPASVPAVAPVAASTNSPTQSGTLKVNFIDVGQADSILIQSGETAVLVDAGNNADGTLVVNYLKAQGVTKLAAAIATHPHEDHIGGMDDVLKSFQVDQFYMPNATSTTKTFEDMITAANASGAKKIQVKAGVALDVPGIAGTFLAPVNSGYADLNNYSAVLKITHGNTSFLLTGDAEDISENEMLRNGNLQSTLLKVGHHGSDSSTTAAFLKAVSPKFAVISVGKGNTYGHPTDAVLSRLSSAGVQVYRTDQSGTIIATSDGTTITMDKVASEVKANAPPANNTPASVPAITTPEPSPAPSPAPEPAPTPKPEPTPTPAESQAQHYVINTSSKKFHYPTCRSLPTKNRGDRDTTRDELINAGYSPCKICNP; from the coding sequence ATGTTAAAACGATTAGCCCCATTATTGTTAAGTTTAACGCTCCTGGTAGGGTGCGGAACCTCAAGCACTGCTCAATCCGATCCGCCTTCGCAACTAATAGCCATACAAAAGGGCGCACAAGATGCACAAGAGAGTGAATCACAAGTCCCCGATGAAGCTCCTGCAAAGGATGATGAACCAGCCTCTGTCCCGGCTGTGGCTCCCGTTGCAGCATCTACTAACTCCCCCACCCAGTCAGGCACTTTGAAGGTCAACTTTATCGACGTGGGCCAGGCCGACAGTATCCTCATACAATCCGGCGAAACTGCAGTCTTGGTGGATGCCGGGAATAATGCAGACGGAACTCTCGTAGTCAATTATCTCAAAGCCCAGGGTGTCACCAAACTAGCTGCAGCAATCGCCACCCATCCGCATGAGGACCATATCGGCGGGATGGACGATGTGCTCAAATCTTTCCAGGTAGATCAATTCTATATGCCAAACGCGACGAGTACCACGAAGACCTTTGAGGACATGATTACAGCTGCTAATGCCAGCGGAGCTAAAAAGATACAGGTCAAAGCAGGTGTGGCCTTAGATGTGCCAGGGATTGCCGGGACATTTTTAGCCCCTGTAAACTCCGGTTATGCCGACCTCAATAACTATAGCGCGGTCCTAAAAATAACTCATGGCAACACATCATTTTTATTAACAGGTGACGCTGAGGACATCTCGGAAAATGAGATGCTACGCAACGGCAATCTCCAAAGCACTCTGCTCAAAGTTGGTCACCACGGCAGCGATAGCTCCACAACCGCAGCCTTTTTAAAGGCTGTATCGCCTAAATTCGCGGTCATCTCCGTTGGTAAAGGCAACACCTATGGACATCCTACCGACGCTGTCTTGAGCCGCCTGTCCAGCGCGGGGGTGCAGGTTTACCGTACTGACCAGTCTGGGACCATTATTGCCACAAGTGACGGGACCACAATCACCATGGATAAGGTTGCATCTGAAGTTAAAGCTAATGCTCCACCGGCTAACAATACACCGGCCTCAGTGCCAGCTATAACAACACCTGAACCATCGCCAGCTCCCTCCCCTGCTCCAGAGCCTGCCCCGACACCGAAACCAGAGCCGACTCCCACACCTGCAGAGTCACAAGCGCAGCACTATGTAATCAATACAAGTTCAAAGAAATTCCACTACCCCACCTGCCGGAGCTTGCCGACAAAAAACAGGGGTGACAGGGACACAACAAGGGATGAGCTAATAAATGCTGGATACTCCCCTTGCAAGATATGTAACCCTTAG
- a CDS encoding DUF3006 domain-containing protein, whose product MYIIDRFEGDYAVIESGDRQTFSLPRILMPTAKEGDVISISVAIDDNETKARQERVKNMMNNFFDE is encoded by the coding sequence TTGTATATCATAGACCGCTTTGAGGGCGACTACGCTGTAATCGAGTCAGGCGACCGGCAGACATTTAGCTTACCCAGAATCCTCATGCCTACCGCTAAAGAGGGTGATGTAATTTCTATTTCTGTGGCCATTGACGATAACGAAACGAAAGCCCGCCAAGAAAGAGTTAAAAACATGATGAATAACTTCTTTGACGAATAG
- a CDS encoding helix-turn-helix domain-containing protein: protein MQDITDYGRVEIILGDYLKTNKISKNFLAEKANLQRTQLNTYCKNNIKRVDFDVLARICYALNCELADIVSYVKPQNENGGERNG from the coding sequence GTGCAAGATATTACTGATTATGGACGTGTGGAAATAATTCTTGGCGACTATCTGAAAACAAACAAAATAAGCAAGAATTTTCTTGCTGAAAAGGCAAATCTCCAGAGAACACAACTTAATACCTATTGCAAAAATAATATAAAACGTGTTGACTTTGATGTTCTTGCACGGATATGCTATGCACTTAATTGCGAATTGGCCGACATAGTCAGCTATGTTAAGCCTCAAAATGAAAACGGAGGGGAAAGAAATGGCTGA
- a CDS encoding N-6 DNA methylase, producing the protein MADTKVIVIPEGKICDYIDGKFRNDTPEEYVRQTIEKRLINEHKYLPAQVKIEYILQLGSSKKRADIVIFDHDCPVQKQEYVKIIIECKRETVEPKNAKDGIEQLKSYMSACPNCEWGMWTNGKQKEVFRKVIDRNGKTYFDDYNDIPSADGNLEDIDRPKRNNLKNASDDNLLFVFKTCHNHIYANDGLQKQPAFFELLKVIFCKIEDERNIPDELEFYATSKERNNPDGQLTVKKRISKIFDRVKKKHGKIFEANEEIKLVPRSLAYIVSELQKYSLLNTNIDIKGKAYEEIVGANLRGDRGEFFTPRNVMKMVVFMINPTTHERVLDSSCGTGGFLVNAMTHVMNALEYDFSKQIGKLKVEWNNQELRVFQDKVSELAKSNFFGFDINPDLVKATKMNMVMNNDGSGNILQANSLLPPHEWTDEFKGKLAEALGINKSDIRNHETIEYFDVIVTNPPFGSDIPIKDENILKQFELAHIWESKSNPRVWIKTDRLQSSVPPEILFIERCVQFLVPGGRLGIVLPDSILGSPGLGYIREWLIKNTRIIASIDLHADTFQPRNGTQTSVLFLQKKTQEQKDTEEKNGTMADYNIFMAMVEKIGHDKRGNPIFKRDKEGNEILGPDNNNVLFLGDTAEGSRTVSLQQKKKLEDDQTPEVPEIFSKWKKREGIAW; encoded by the coding sequence ATGGCTGACACTAAAGTTATTGTGATACCAGAAGGAAAAATTTGTGATTATATTGATGGAAAGTTCCGTAATGACACACCAGAGGAATATGTCCGCCAAACTATAGAGAAACGCCTTATTAATGAGCATAAATACTTACCGGCTCAAGTGAAAATAGAATATATTTTGCAATTAGGTTCTAGTAAGAAACGTGCTGATATAGTCATTTTTGATCATGACTGTCCTGTGCAGAAACAAGAGTATGTCAAAATTATAATTGAGTGCAAAAGGGAAACCGTGGAGCCCAAAAATGCGAAAGATGGTATTGAGCAGCTTAAAAGCTATATGTCAGCTTGCCCGAATTGCGAATGGGGCATGTGGACAAATGGGAAGCAGAAAGAAGTTTTTCGCAAAGTAATTGATAGAAATGGAAAGACTTACTTCGATGATTATAATGATATACCGTCTGCTGATGGAAATTTGGAAGATATTGACCGCCCTAAACGTAACAATTTAAAAAATGCCTCGGATGACAATCTGCTATTCGTTTTTAAAACATGCCATAATCATATTTATGCAAATGACGGTTTGCAAAAACAACCTGCATTTTTTGAGTTGCTTAAAGTTATTTTCTGCAAAATCGAGGATGAGCGCAACATTCCAGATGAGCTGGAGTTTTATGCTACATCTAAAGAACGAAATAATCCTGATGGGCAGTTAACGGTTAAAAAACGTATTTCTAAAATTTTTGACCGTGTAAAGAAGAAGCACGGAAAGATATTTGAGGCGAACGAGGAAATTAAGCTGGTTCCCCGTAGTTTAGCCTATATTGTCAGTGAGTTGCAAAAATACAGTTTGCTCAATACTAATATTGATATCAAGGGCAAAGCTTACGAGGAAATAGTAGGAGCGAATCTTCGCGGTGACCGTGGAGAATTTTTTACGCCCCGTAATGTTATGAAGATGGTTGTTTTCATGATAAATCCAACAACACATGAGCGCGTTTTGGATAGCTCGTGTGGGACGGGAGGCTTCCTTGTGAATGCTATGACTCATGTGATGAATGCTTTGGAGTATGACTTTTCTAAACAAATTGGAAAGTTGAAAGTTGAGTGGAATAATCAAGAATTACGAGTATTTCAAGATAAAGTATCAGAATTGGCAAAGTCTAATTTCTTTGGCTTTGATATAAATCCTGATTTAGTAAAAGCCACAAAAATGAATATGGTTATGAATAACGACGGTAGCGGAAATATCTTGCAAGCTAATTCTCTTTTGCCGCCGCATGAATGGACAGATGAATTTAAAGGTAAGCTGGCAGAAGCTCTTGGTATAAATAAATCCGACATCCGCAATCATGAGACCATTGAATATTTTGACGTAATTGTGACGAATCCACCCTTTGGGAGCGATATCCCAATAAAAGATGAGAATATTCTTAAGCAGTTTGAACTCGCCCATATCTGGGAGAGTAAATCTAATCCCAGGGTTTGGATAAAGACTGATCGCCTACAATCGTCCGTACCTCCAGAAATATTATTTATTGAACGCTGTGTCCAGTTTCTTGTGCCGGGTGGCAGGCTCGGCATTGTATTGCCCGATTCTATTCTTGGGTCACCTGGGCTAGGTTATATAAGAGAGTGGCTTATAAAGAACACTCGCATAATCGCAAGTATTGATCTACATGCAGATACTTTTCAGCCACGTAATGGCACACAAACTTCAGTGTTGTTTTTACAAAAGAAAACACAAGAGCAAAAAGATACTGAGGAAAAAAACGGTACAATGGCTGACTATAATATTTTCATGGCGATGGTCGAAAAAATTGGCCATGATAAACGCGGCAATCCAATATTCAAACGTGATAAAGAAGGAAATGAAATACTTGGCCCAGACAATAACAATGTTCTCTTTTTAGGTGATACCGCTGAAGGTAGTAGAACGGTATCGCTGCAACAGAAGAAGAAATTGGAGGATGATCAAACACCCGAAGTCCCTGAAATCTTCTCTAAGTGGAAGAAAAGGGAGGGGATTGCATGGTAG
- a CDS encoding IS3-like element ISDha7 family transposase (programmed frameshift) has protein sequence MINVSKNGKRYNQEFKHDIIRLITEENRSVSSVVQDFGVNEQTVRNWLKQTKERQDPIKTKIAELEAELKARDKKIADQELTIDNLKKGYRHLRPKQPEIIYQMIKKASSSSCPVEKMCETLEVSRSGYYDWDRREPSKRQKENETILKVMKESHTKAQAMIGLDKLWSDVKEAGFQCGRNRVYRLQKQHGLYSVRKKPYRVCLTDSNHDLPKAPNLLNQKFKVEHPNKVWVTDITEFKTAKGSKLYLAAIKDLFHKEIVGWALAEHMRTELCLEALRNAVKRHRPLKGLIHHSDQGRQYCSTVYVEELKHWGMIRSMSRKGNPFDNACAESFFSTIKSERLHHKTYKDIEEARRDIFWYIECFYNRQRRHQALGNLTPAAFLKKHCETQKAA, from the exons ATGATAAACGTGTCAAAAAACGGGAAACGGTATAATCAAGAATTCAAACATGACATTATACGCTTAATCACTGAAGAAAACCGTTCAGTTTCAAGTGTGGTTCAAGATTTTGGGGTCAATGAGCAAACTGTGCGCAACTGGCTTAAGCAAACCAAAGAGAGGCAAGATCCTATCAAGACCAAGATAGCCGAGCTTGAAGCTGAGCTTAAAGCAAGGGATAAAAAGATTGCCGATCAGGAGTTAACGATAGATA ATCTTAAAAAAGGCTACCGCCATCTTCGCCCAAAGCAACCGGAAATAATCTATCAGATGATTAAAAAAGCCAGCAGCTCCAGCTGCCCGGTTGAGAAGATGTGCGAAACCTTAGAGGTATCTCGGAGCGGTTATTATGATTGGGATAGGCGTGAACCCAGCAAGCGTCAAAAAGAGAACGAAACGATTCTTAAGGTGATGAAGGAAAGCCATACCAAGGCTCAGGCAATGATTGGTCTGGATAAACTTTGGAGCGATGTCAAAGAGGCAGGGTTTCAATGCGGTAGAAACCGGGTTTACCGATTACAAAAGCAACATGGACTATACAGTGTTCGAAAGAAGCCCTATCGCGTCTGTCTCACCGACTCGAATCATGATTTGCCCAAAGCCCCGAATCTCTTAAACCAAAAATTTAAGGTTGAGCACCCGAATAAAGTCTGGGTCACGGATATCACAGAATTTAAAACAGCTAAAGGAAGCAAGCTGTATCTGGCTGCCATCAAGGACTTATTTCATAAAGAAATTGTGGGTTGGGCTTTGGCTGAACACATGAGGACTGAGCTCTGTTTGGAAGCCTTAAGGAACGCTGTCAAGCGTCATAGACCGCTCAAAGGGTTGATTCATCATTCGGATCAAGGGCGGCAATACTGCAGCACCGTCTATGTCGAAGAATTAAAGCACTGGGGAATGATACGAAGTATGAGCAGAAAGGGCAACCCCTTTGATAATGCCTGCGCAGAGTCTTTTTTCAGCACCATTAAATCAGAAAGGCTCCATCACAAAACATACAAAGACATCGAGGAAGCAAGGCGGGATATCTTTTGGTACATCGAATGTTTTTATAATCGACAACGGAGGCATCAAGCGTTAGGGAATCTGACACCGGCAGCTTTTTTAAAGAAGCACTGTGAGACCCAAAAGGCTGCTTAG
- a CDS encoding restriction endonuclease subunit S, translating to MRVKKGQILVTCSGTIGKVALVSRTLDKQIFSHDLIRINVKNPADVGFIYAFLRSETGNTLLQTNRYGSVIQHIEPDHLADIPVPNPADKIKTKISDLVIRSYDLRDRSNELIDKATAMLVDALCLPPISKLKTERFCDEYETNNYNVKLSDLGGRLDGSYHLPITKAITAHLQRYAGELTTVGDERISKNIILPGRFKRVYVEKGQGRAFFGGKQLYELDPTNKKYLSLTQHGDRIKEQLELHENMILITRSGTIGKVTIVPKHWEHWVASEHIIRVIPASNEIAGYLSIFLASEYGYPLIRRFTYGSVVDEIDERHVAKIPFPLLKAKAVQDEIACIALEANAFRYEAYRLEQEALQIMNDEVIFS from the coding sequence TTGCGTGTTAAAAAAGGCCAGATATTGGTTACCTGTTCGGGGACAATTGGAAAAGTAGCATTGGTTTCTAGAACACTTGACAAACAAATTTTTAGTCATGACCTTATAAGGATAAATGTGAAGAATCCGGCTGATGTTGGATTTATTTATGCTTTTCTGCGGTCAGAAACAGGTAATACACTATTGCAGACTAATAGATATGGATCAGTAATACAACACATAGAGCCCGACCATTTAGCAGATATTCCTGTGCCAAATCCAGCAGATAAAATTAAAACAAAAATCAGCGATTTAGTAATTCGTTCTTATGATCTCCGTGATCGGTCAAATGAATTAATAGATAAAGCAACAGCAATGCTTGTTGATGCTCTTTGCCTTCCACCGATAAGTAAGCTGAAAACAGAGCGATTTTGTGATGAATATGAAACAAATAATTACAATGTGAAACTTTCTGACCTAGGTGGACGGCTTGATGGTTCGTATCACCTGCCGATCACTAAGGCTATTACAGCGCATCTTCAAAGATACGCTGGTGAATTAACAACTGTAGGTGATGAAAGAATTAGTAAGAACATTATTTTGCCAGGGCGTTTCAAACGTGTGTATGTTGAAAAAGGACAAGGGCGAGCTTTTTTTGGAGGCAAGCAACTTTATGAACTTGACCCAACTAATAAAAAATATTTGTCATTAACACAGCATGGAGATAGAATTAAGGAGCAACTGGAACTGCATGAGAATATGATTTTAATAACGAGAAGTGGAACGATAGGAAAAGTAACTATCGTTCCGAAACATTGGGAGCATTGGGTTGCCAGTGAGCATATTATCCGCGTCATTCCTGCATCTAACGAAATTGCAGGCTATCTTTCTATTTTTCTGGCATCCGAATATGGATATCCGTTAATTAGAAGGTTCACATATGGTAGTGTAGTTGATGAAATTGATGAAAGGCATGTGGCTAAAATTCCTTTTCCTCTGCTAAAAGCCAAAGCGGTGCAGGATGAAATTGCTTGCATTGCGCTTGAAGCTAATGCGTTTCGTTATGAAGCATATAGGCTGGAACAAGAGGCTTTACAGATTATGAATGATGAAGTAATATTTTCATGA
- a CDS encoding glycosyltransferase family 2 protein: MNELTRMEKEKSQIRKLREKYQGIERPGVSIILPTSKPKYLQNIYANLQRIHYPKVEYIVIINTSRARPEIYYEKLKDLAEIRFLVLNESYTLGDCLNYGIDMAKYDYIGKMDDDDYYGAFFLEDLMLAFQYTNAQIVGKGVHFVYFESNFALGLRLPIAVPYSLEEGVFFENRYTRGPSLSGGTFMIKREVFGKVRFPSVNLGEDVKFLQECTRRNILIYGADRYNYVYMRHGDRMDHTWSVNSDFVYRQAHILQQGGDFLPMITV; the protein is encoded by the coding sequence ATGAATGAACTAACCCGCATGGAGAAGGAGAAAAGCCAAATCAGAAAACTTCGGGAGAAATACCAAGGGATAGAGAGACCTGGAGTGTCCATCATTTTACCCACTTCTAAGCCAAAGTATTTACAGAATATCTATGCTAACCTTCAGCGTATACACTATCCGAAGGTCGAATACATCGTGATTATCAACACCTCCCGCGCCCGGCCTGAGATTTATTATGAGAAGTTAAAGGACTTGGCAGAGATCCGGTTTTTAGTTTTAAACGAGAGTTACACCCTGGGGGATTGTCTTAATTATGGTATCGACATGGCCAAGTATGATTATATCGGGAAAATGGATGACGATGACTATTATGGAGCCTTTTTCTTAGAGGATCTGATGCTGGCTTTCCAATATACCAATGCACAAATTGTGGGTAAAGGGGTCCATTTTGTTTATTTTGAGTCCAATTTTGCCTTAGGGCTCCGTTTGCCTATCGCCGTTCCCTACTCCCTTGAGGAAGGGGTATTTTTTGAAAACCGTTATACAAGGGGACCATCCTTGTCGGGGGGGACCTTTATGATCAAGAGAGAGGTTTTCGGGAAGGTGAGGTTTCCTTCAGTCAACTTAGGGGAGGATGTGAAATTTCTTCAGGAGTGCACGAGGCGGAATATCTTGATCTATGGAGCGGATCGCTATAACTATGTTTACATGCGTCATGGGGATCGCATGGATCATACCTGGAGTGTAAACTCTGACTTTGTTTACCGGCAGGCTCATATTTTACAGCAGGGGGGAGATTTTCTACCGATGATTACAGTATGA
- a CDS encoding YncE family protein, whose translation MAHSLLAWVSMPAIDSSLPGDIAVYHMGSEKLLGMIPVGIGPGYLASFPEGKKLYVPNRGSDTLSVIDCDSFIVKRTIPVGKSPQALTIDSTGAKGYVAVPEEQIISVIDLHKDEVINTIPLNLYPSGLALSSDGQKLYVSHQAGRSISIVDTEHHQVVDTFHPKDCSESSPLTSPDLTLSPVSLALSPDNTLLYLIQSLENRISVVDLGLRREVASIPVGRNPQRIALHPERPLAYVTNHDSDSISIISTREHQVLATIPSLSAPRELTLTPEGSQLWVTNGCQLTLIDIETKAIISTLYAPLSAQIRQGLAISESHHQLLLSEVLPCNTQRPYSFVTEKIYFKPPKPFDLTLHHQFPIPTAIAEGLIFEEAEVKHHSISILPIPLRPNYHHLTFSLRIPYKIIYRDEQNQLHELKDAIHHVLSAVETHLTPSRINQSFNLRIFTQSEVIGKSVPTPNSLDLMIRTQLVAMQQIHPTE comes from the coding sequence TTGGCTCACAGTTTGCTCGCTTGGGTGAGTATGCCGGCAATTGACTCCTCGTTGCCGGGTGATATTGCTGTCTATCATATGGGATCAGAAAAGCTCCTCGGGATGATTCCCGTGGGGATCGGCCCCGGATACTTAGCCAGCTTTCCGGAAGGTAAAAAGCTCTATGTCCCCAATCGCGGAAGTGATACCCTTTCTGTGATTGATTGTGACTCCTTCATTGTAAAAAGGACCATCCCCGTCGGGAAAAGCCCTCAAGCTCTGACAATCGATTCTACAGGTGCCAAGGGGTATGTCGCCGTCCCTGAAGAACAGATCATTTCGGTTATCGATCTGCATAAAGATGAAGTCATAAATACTATTCCCTTAAACTTATATCCCAGCGGCCTTGCTCTATCCAGCGATGGCCAAAAACTTTATGTATCCCACCAGGCAGGCCGTTCCATTTCCATCGTCGACACAGAGCATCATCAAGTCGTCGACACTTTTCATCCCAAAGATTGCTCAGAGAGTTCCCCTTTAACTTCCCCAGACCTAACTTTATCCCCTGTAAGCCTGGCCTTATCCCCTGACAATACCCTCCTCTACCTCATTCAATCCCTTGAAAATAGGATTTCCGTAGTCGACCTTGGCCTACGGAGGGAAGTCGCCTCAATCCCGGTAGGCCGGAATCCCCAGCGAATTGCTCTCCACCCTGAGCGGCCCCTCGCCTATGTTACGAACCATGACTCCGACTCCATCAGCATTATCTCCACCCGCGAACATCAGGTACTTGCAACCATACCGTCACTATCTGCTCCTCGCGAGCTTACCCTGACTCCGGAGGGTTCCCAACTCTGGGTAACCAATGGTTGCCAGCTTACTCTGATCGATATTGAAACCAAGGCAATCATCAGTACCCTCTATGCCCCGCTTTCAGCCCAAATCCGTCAAGGGCTTGCCATAAGTGAGAGCCATCATCAATTGCTTCTATCTGAGGTCCTCCCCTGCAACACCCAAAGGCCCTATTCCTTTGTCACGGAAAAGATCTATTTTAAACCGCCTAAGCCCTTTGACCTTACTCTTCATCACCAGTTTCCCATACCTACAGCTATTGCCGAAGGATTAATCTTTGAGGAGGCCGAAGTCAAACACCATTCCATCAGTATCCTACCCATTCCACTTCGGCCTAATTATCATCATCTCACCTTTTCCCTGCGAATTCCTTATAAAATTATTTATCGAGATGAGCAAAATCAGCTTCACGAGCTAAAAGATGCTATCCACCATGTCCTCTCTGCCGTAGAAACCCATCTTACCCCATCTCGAATCAATCAGAGTTTCAACTTAAGGATTTTCACCCAATCCGAAGTCATTGGCAAGTCCGTTCCCACCCCCAACTCCCTGGACCTCATGATCCGGACCCAGCTTGTGGCCATGCAGCAGATCCACCCCACAGAATAA